Proteins from a genomic interval of Clostridium sp. M62/1:
- a CDS encoding ComEC/Rec2 family competence protein: MEIAGKGLAACLAAAFLYCALFRDGRPAAGGKEYGCFAAPPQAENHGRQDSLFLGDRKRGEKKDRRRAAILASAVAVGFLRMAAASGEEEIVKKEGSPGFSALEATVSGTVDRIQEKNGSGSAELVDVLAEVRRGEREERSYRLDRLIVYLPGELSWEEGWTEKRERRLLPGMKLFCEGELESFEPARNEGEFDYRLYYQSKNICCRMSAERAVAADGEPSPLKAGAYLFKERGRAVFERFCSQRDAGLLSAVVLGDKTGMDEEISDLYQKNGIAHLLAVSGLHVSLIGMGFYRALRRWGMGFGQAGLWAGGLLFCYGIMTGFGPSVFRACLMLGCSFLAAWLGKTYDLLSAMALAAIILALQSPYVIATAAFQLSFGAVFAIGWAGKELTDSFRCRRGWTRALAVSAAIQLVTGPLVLWHFFEYPVYGILLNFIVIPLMTYVVGAGLAGLFLGLMAELFSACSFSAVFEGLFGLLAAGSMGTCHYILAFYEWLCRAVGKLPIYSLILGRPALWKLAAYYLMLSVLLWRTAKRGRRADEQMEEEPQKEERPARGEENRQKNRTGRPWREKAELLKTAAAILSLIGFLVCRQPETCRVDFIDVGQGDGILIQSEKTVILVDGGSTQIRGLGEKRLEPVLKSRGISRIGMAFVSHGDQDHISGLSWLLENDTGIEIDQLFLPAAGRGDPIYEELEEAAKRRGTRTEYICAGNKFQAGKLKITCLYPRKDTVSADRNGHSEVLLAEYGSFSMLLMGDAGAEAEEEISEKWEQGKQVQVLKAGHHGSSASSCGLFLDTVKPALAVLSYGKGNSYGHPHKEVLERMSKRGISIWPTAEQGMVTVRTDGEKVQVEGFVRQRQSLS; the protein is encoded by the coding sequence ATGGAGATTGCAGGAAAGGGACTTGCGGCATGTCTGGCCGCAGCCTTTCTTTACTGCGCCCTTTTCCGGGACGGCAGACCGGCTGCCGGCGGGAAGGAATACGGCTGCTTTGCAGCCCCGCCGCAGGCGGAGAATCATGGGAGGCAGGATTCTTTGTTCTTGGGGGACAGAAAGAGAGGGGAAAAGAAAGACAGGAGAAGGGCAGCCATTCTGGCTTCTGCTGTGGCGGTTGGCTTTCTGAGGATGGCTGCTGCGTCCGGGGAGGAGGAGATCGTAAAGAAGGAAGGAAGTCCGGGATTCTCGGCTCTGGAAGCCACAGTTTCAGGAACAGTGGACAGGATTCAGGAAAAAAACGGCAGCGGTTCTGCGGAGCTTGTGGATGTCCTGGCAGAAGTCAGAAGGGGAGAGAGGGAGGAGAGAAGCTACAGACTGGACCGGCTGATTGTCTACCTGCCGGGAGAGCTTTCATGGGAAGAGGGATGGACAGAGAAAAGGGAGAGAAGACTGCTTCCCGGAATGAAACTTTTCTGTGAGGGGGAGCTGGAAAGCTTTGAGCCTGCCAGAAATGAGGGAGAATTTGATTACCGCCTGTACTATCAGTCAAAGAATATTTGCTGTCGGATGAGTGCAGAGAGGGCAGTGGCGGCGGACGGGGAGCCAAGTCCTCTGAAGGCGGGAGCTTATCTGTTTAAAGAGAGGGGCAGGGCAGTTTTTGAGCGCTTTTGCAGCCAGCGTGATGCAGGGCTTCTGTCTGCCGTTGTGCTGGGAGATAAGACAGGCATGGACGAGGAAATCTCTGACCTCTATCAGAAAAACGGTATCGCCCACCTGCTTGCAGTCAGCGGACTTCATGTTTCCCTGATTGGGATGGGATTTTACCGGGCTTTGAGAAGGTGGGGGATGGGCTTTGGACAGGCAGGGCTGTGGGCCGGGGGGCTTCTTTTCTGTTACGGGATCATGACCGGATTTGGCCCCTCGGTGTTCAGGGCCTGCCTGATGCTGGGATGCTCCTTTCTGGCAGCCTGGCTGGGGAAGACCTATGATCTGCTGTCGGCCATGGCTTTGGCGGCCATTATCCTGGCACTGCAGTCTCCCTATGTGATTGCCACAGCAGCCTTTCAGCTCTCCTTCGGGGCTGTGTTTGCCATCGGCTGGGCAGGAAAAGAGCTGACAGACAGCTTCCGGTGCAGGAGAGGCTGGACAAGGGCCCTTGCTGTGAGCGCCGCCATCCAGCTTGTGACGGGGCCCCTTGTTCTCTGGCATTTCTTCGAATATCCTGTCTATGGGATCCTTTTGAATTTTATTGTGATCCCCCTTATGACCTATGTGGTGGGGGCCGGGCTTGCCGGACTTTTCCTGGGGCTTATGGCTGAACTCTTCTCTGCATGTTCCTTTTCTGCAGTTTTTGAGGGGCTGTTCGGTCTGCTTGCGGCAGGGAGTATGGGAACCTGCCATTATATCTTAGCTTTCTATGAATGGCTGTGCCGGGCGGTGGGAAAACTTCCCATTTACTCGCTGATACTGGGAAGGCCGGCACTCTGGAAACTGGCGGCCTATTATCTGATGCTTTCCGTACTTCTCTGGCGCACGGCCAAGAGGGGGAGGAGAGCAGATGAGCAGATGGAGGAAGAGCCGCAGAAGGAAGAAAGACCTGCCAGGGGAGAGGAGAACAGGCAGAAAAACAGGACTGGAAGGCCCTGGAGGGAGAAGGCAGAGCTTTTGAAAACGGCGGCAGCTATCTTGTCACTGATCGGTTTTCTGGTCTGCAGACAGCCGGAAACCTGCAGGGTAGATTTCATAGATGTGGGACAGGGAGATGGAATTCTGATTCAGTCAGAAAAGACGGTGATTCTGGTGGACGGGGGAAGCACTCAGATTCGCGGCCTGGGAGAGAAGAGGCTGGAACCGGTTCTGAAGAGCCGGGGAATCAGCCGGATCGGCATGGCGTTTGTGAGCCATGGAGATCAGGATCACATAAGCGGGCTCTCCTGGCTTCTGGAAAACGATACGGGGATTGAAATCGACCAGCTGTTTCTCCCGGCAGCCGGAAGGGGAGATCCAATCTATGAAGAGCTGGAGGAGGCGGCAAAGCGGCGGGGCACCAGGACAGAATACATCTGCGCCGGAAATAAATTCCAGGCGGGAAAACTTAAGATTACCTGTCTGTATCCCCGCAAGGACACGGTGAGCGCCGACAGAAACGGACACTCTGAGGTTCTCCTTGCAGAGTACGGCAGCTTTTCCATGCTCCTTATGGGAGATGCGGGGGCTGAGGCAGAGGAGGAGATTTCTGAAAAATGGGAGCAGGGAAAGCAGGTACAGGTGCTGAAGGCAGGCCATCACGGCTCCTCTGCTTCCAGCTGCGGGCTGTTTCTCGATACCGTGAAGCCTGCCCTGGCAGTCCTGTCCTACGGGAAGGGAAACTCCTACGGACATCCCCATAAGGAGGTACTAGAGAGAATGAGCAAGAGAGGGATCTCCATATGGCCGACTGCAGAGCAGGGCATGGTAACCGTGCGGACTGACGGGGAGAAGGTTCAGGTGGAGGGCTTTGTCAGACAGAGGCAGAGCCTTTCGTAA
- a CDS encoding DegV family protein: MRTAIVTDSNSGITQRQAERLGIHVLPMPFMIDGKTYFEDIDLTQQEFYEKMNAGADISTSQPSPEDVTKLWDEVLKNWDEIVHIPMSSGLSGACQTAMMLAEDYGGKVHVVDNHRISVTQRQSVLDAIELARAGKDGAEIKRRLEETQKDSVIYVTVDTLKYLKKGGRITSTAAALGTLLKIKPVLIILGKKLDAFSKARTMKQAKSIMISAIQKDLKERLGDELCQNTHLEIAHTQNDEAALALSGELKELFPKADIYVDHLSLSVACHIGPGALAIAATRRLEE, encoded by the coding sequence ATGAGAACAGCGATTGTGACAGACAGCAACAGCGGAATTACCCAGAGACAGGCAGAACGGCTGGGAATCCACGTGCTGCCCATGCCTTTTATGATTGATGGGAAAACCTACTTTGAGGATATCGATCTGACACAGCAGGAGTTTTATGAAAAAATGAATGCAGGGGCTGATATAAGCACTTCGCAGCCATCTCCGGAAGACGTGACGAAGCTCTGGGATGAGGTTTTGAAAAACTGGGATGAGATTGTGCACATCCCTATGTCCAGCGGGCTTTCGGGGGCCTGCCAGACTGCGATGATGCTGGCTGAGGACTACGGCGGGAAGGTGCATGTGGTTGACAACCACAGGATTTCCGTAACGCAGAGACAGTCTGTGCTGGATGCGATCGAGCTTGCCAGAGCCGGAAAGGACGGGGCAGAGATTAAGAGAAGACTGGAGGAGACCCAGAAAGATTCGGTTATTTATGTCACGGTGGATACGCTCAAATACCTGAAAAAGGGAGGGCGTATTACGTCAACGGCCGCCGCTCTGGGAACGCTTCTGAAAATCAAGCCTGTGCTCATTATCCTGGGAAAGAAGCTGGATGCATTTTCCAAGGCCAGGACGATGAAGCAGGCCAAAAGCATTATGATTTCCGCCATTCAGAAGGATTTAAAGGAGAGGCTGGGAGATGAGCTGTGCCAGAATACACATCTGGAAATTGCCCATACGCAGAATGACGAGGCAGCCTTGGCTCTGAGCGGCGAGCTGAAGGAACTGTTTCCTAAGGCGGATATCTATGTGGATCACCTGTCCCTCAGTGTCGCCTGCCACATAGGGCCGGGGGCGCTTGCCATTGCAGCGACCAGGAGGCTGGAGGAATAG
- a CDS encoding GerMN domain-containing protein — MKKGKTRRLLAAVLLLVAVLSVGCGKEREKEEAKGKEEGVYQIYYLDSSGLGLNACEYRTETTELEQLVGELAGQLLAAPADTEYQPVLPDRVQLLDITKSDNILYLNFSKDYDSMDPVREILCRAAFTKTLTQAEGIEFISINCAGQPRLDSYGNPVGVMGKSDFIEGVSNINSYEKEELTLYFANEDGTALVPETREVVHSATTSLERLIVEQLIEGPMDDDKNSVLPKDTKVLNVSVSENICYVNFDSSFLTGTLKTSEKLPIYAIVNSLTELQTVSRVQIIVDGSQNVMFRDVVSLNEPFERDESYIQRQ; from the coding sequence ATGAAGAAAGGAAAGACAAGACGGCTTTTGGCTGCAGTCCTTCTTCTTGTAGCTGTTCTGTCTGTGGGCTGCGGGAAGGAGCGGGAGAAGGAGGAGGCAAAGGGAAAGGAGGAAGGAGTATACCAGATCTATTACCTGGATTCCTCCGGTCTTGGCCTGAATGCCTGTGAATACAGGACAGAAACCACAGAACTGGAGCAGCTGGTGGGAGAGCTGGCAGGACAGCTTCTGGCAGCGCCGGCCGATACAGAGTACCAGCCGGTTCTGCCTGACCGGGTACAGCTTCTGGACATTACGAAAAGCGACAATATCCTGTACCTGAATTTCAGCAAGGATTACGATTCCATGGATCCGGTGAGGGAGATCCTCTGCAGGGCCGCCTTTACGAAAACTTTGACCCAGGCTGAGGGAATCGAGTTTATCAGTATTAACTGTGCGGGACAGCCGAGACTTGACAGCTACGGAAATCCGGTGGGGGTTATGGGAAAAAGTGATTTTATAGAGGGAGTCTCCAATATCAATTCCTACGAGAAGGAGGAGCTTACGCTCTATTTTGCCAATGAAGACGGCACGGCTCTGGTGCCGGAAACCAGGGAGGTGGTTCACAGCGCAACCACATCTCTGGAACGTCTCATTGTGGAACAGCTGATAGAGGGCCCCATGGATGACGACAAAAATTCTGTGCTTCCGAAGGACACCAAGGTTTTAAATGTGTCTGTGTCGGAGAATATCTGCTATGTTAATTTTGACAGCAGCTTTTTGACGGGAACCCTGAAAACCTCGGAGAAACTGCCGATCTATGCCATTGTCAACTCCCTGACAGAGCTTCAGACTGTCAGCAGGGTTCAGATTATCGTGGATGGCTCTCAGAACGTCATGTTCCGGGATGTGGTTTCGCTGAACGAGCCGTTTGAGAGAGATGAGTCGTATATTCAGAGGCAGTGA
- a CDS encoding EFR1 family ferrodoxin (N-terminal region resembles flavodoxins. C-terminal ferrodoxin region binds two 4Fe-4S clusters.), translated as MILYFSGTGNSQYAAERLGQAIKEPAVDLFEKIRNRDYSALFSDSPWIVVSPIYAWRIPRLVQNWLKQTELRGCSDIYFAVTCGSEIGNAGHYLRRLCASKGLRYRGIFPIVMPDNYLVLFPSPSPEEAIEIIRRAAPSIDEAASYIRRNVPFPEPAISLKDKFISGIVNSLFYTFFVRSKKFRVSSSCISCGRCAKLCPLGNIRMKEGRPVWGDDCTHCMACICRCPVNAIEYGSRTEGKTRYRFPKQPEQ; from the coding sequence ATGATTTTATATTTTTCAGGAACCGGAAACAGCCAGTACGCCGCAGAGCGGCTCGGGCAGGCCATCAAGGAGCCTGCAGTTGATCTGTTTGAAAAAATAAGAAACAGGGACTATTCTGCCCTCTTCTCAGACTCCCCCTGGATCGTTGTTTCCCCAATCTATGCGTGGAGGATTCCGCGGCTTGTGCAAAACTGGCTGAAACAGACAGAGCTTCGCGGATGCTCTGATATTTATTTTGCAGTCACCTGCGGCTCAGAGATCGGCAATGCCGGCCATTATCTGAGACGCCTGTGCGCCTCAAAAGGCCTGAGATACAGGGGAATATTTCCCATCGTCATGCCTGACAATTATCTCGTCCTGTTTCCCTCTCCTTCCCCTGAGGAGGCGATAGAGATCATCCGCCGGGCTGCACCCTCCATTGACGAGGCTGCATCATATATCCGCCGGAATGTCCCCTTTCCCGAGCCGGCCATTTCCCTGAAAGATAAGTTTATCAGCGGAATCGTAAACTCTCTCTTTTATACCTTCTTTGTCCGCTCAAAAAAATTCCGTGTATCCTCATCCTGCATATCCTGCGGCCGGTGCGCAAAGCTCTGTCCTCTCGGAAATATCCGGATGAAGGAGGGGCGGCCGGTGTGGGGGGACGACTGTACTCACTGTATGGCATGTATCTGCCGCTGCCCTGTAAACGCCATAGAATATGGTTCCAGGACAGAGGGAAAGACGCGGTACCGCTTTCCCAAACAGCCTGAACAATAG
- a CDS encoding sensor histidine kinase, translated as MGGGTFKTGKRRWPFHAVSMRIPLAVCILALSILPLMLQSRMLAGSMRQSLVEDQMINAQNKCLILINRLVSSDYVGNTAKNPIIDTELSVTAEMFNGRIVIVDRDFKIIADTFNLAEGKLNISQEVLKAYSGEEQSSYNRKKDYFSLAFPIPGKDENESAEGVLLLTASTENIDLLEARVTEKITFFQLVVFWVVAVFGLLAAGLLLKPFIRLKKVLGAVAEGDLEQDIRVDTYRETKEISEAVSQTLRKLKAVDQSRQEFVSNVSHELKTPITSIRVLADSLMGMEDVPEELYREFLSDISDEIDRESKIIDDLLTLVKADKSNAELNVEQININGLLEQILKRLRPIAKKRNIELVLESIREVSADVDEVKLSLALSNLVENAVKYNHEEGWVHVTLDADHKFFYVKVSDNGIGISQEDQEHVFERFYRVDKARSRETGGTGLGLAITKSIILMHQGAIKLQSKEGEGTTFTVRIPLNYIP; from the coding sequence ATGGGAGGAGGCACTTTTAAGACAGGGAAAAGGAGATGGCCGTTCCATGCCGTCAGTATGAGGATTCCTCTGGCAGTCTGCATTCTGGCTCTCAGCATTCTGCCTCTCATGCTCCAGTCGAGAATGCTGGCGGGGAGTATGCGCCAGAGTCTTGTGGAAGATCAGATGATCAACGCTCAGAACAAATGCCTGATTCTGATCAACCGTCTGGTAAGCTCTGACTATGTGGGCAATACAGCCAAGAATCCGATTATCGACACAGAGCTGTCTGTGACGGCAGAGATGTTTAATGGAAGAATTGTCATCGTCGACAGGGATTTTAAGATTATTGCTGATACTTTTAATCTGGCAGAGGGAAAGCTCAACATTTCCCAGGAGGTGCTGAAAGCCTACTCAGGGGAGGAGCAGAGCAGTTACAACAGAAAGAAGGATTATTTTTCTCTGGCTTTCCCGATACCGGGGAAAGACGAAAACGAGAGCGCTGAAGGTGTTCTCCTGCTGACGGCTTCAACAGAAAATATCGATCTGCTGGAAGCCCGGGTAACAGAAAAGATAACCTTTTTCCAGCTTGTGGTTTTCTGGGTGGTGGCTGTGTTTGGACTTCTGGCTGCCGGACTGCTGCTGAAGCCGTTTATCAGGCTGAAAAAGGTGCTGGGGGCTGTGGCAGAGGGAGATCTGGAGCAGGATATCAGAGTGGACACCTACAGGGAAACCAAGGAGATCTCGGAAGCGGTCAGCCAGACCCTCAGAAAACTGAAGGCGGTGGATCAGTCCAGACAGGAGTTTGTTTCCAATGTGTCCCATGAGCTGAAGACTCCTATCACATCCATCCGGGTGCTGGCGGATTCGCTGATGGGGATGGAGGATGTGCCAGAAGAACTTTACCGGGAATTTCTCTCTGACATCTCTGACGAGATCGACAGGGAGAGCAAGATTATCGACGATCTCCTGACTCTGGTGAAGGCAGATAAGTCAAACGCAGAGCTGAACGTGGAGCAGATCAATATCAACGGGCTTCTGGAGCAGATTCTGAAACGGCTCAGGCCTATTGCCAAAAAGCGGAATATTGAGCTGGTGCTTGAAAGCATCCGTGAGGTTTCGGCCGATGTGGACGAGGTGAAACTGTCTCTGGCCCTCAGCAACCTGGTGGAAAACGCAGTGAAGTACAATCACGAGGAAGGCTGGGTTCACGTGACCCTGGATGCAGATCACAAATTTTTCTACGTGAAGGTTTCCGACAATGGAATCGGCATCTCTCAGGAGGATCAGGAGCATGTGTTTGAGCGGTTCTACCGGGTGGACAAGGCCCGATCCAGAGAAACGGGAGGGACAGGCCTTGGACTTGCCATCACAAAAAGCATTATCCTCATGCACCAGGGAGCGATCAAACTGCAGAGCAAAGAAGGGGAGGGAACCACATTCACGGTCCGCATTCCTCTCAACTACATTCCATAG
- the holA gene encoding DNA polymerase III subunit delta, producing the protein MQGQVKECPENGRQCFGQIKSPAFILADLVQRGYNTCIDKGSPGFPCRRETIVSEAGKACAGSFVKYRSAGQRRAARLFRQIRTDAADREQSMQTLNQDIKTREFKRFYLLFGEEEFLKQSYKKRLREAIAGDDTMNYNYFEGKGMDVRELISLANTMPFFSERRLILVEDSGFFKAASDELVEAMADIPDTTCMVFVESAVDKRNRLYKKVKELGYAAELKKQDASQLARWAAGILARNGRKITAATMELFLEKTGDDMETISSELEKLISYTMGREVVTAEDVEAVTTVQVSNKIFEMVNAIVTGKTRAAMDLYEDLLTLKEPPMRILFLIARQFNQLFLTKELLDSGADRAAIASKLKVPPFVAGKLMPQARSFTREQIAGCVEACVEAEEAVKTGRLGDRMAVELMIMRKY; encoded by the coding sequence ATGCAAGGGCAGGTGAAAGAATGCCCTGAGAATGGAAGGCAGTGCTTTGGACAGATAAAAAGCCCTGCATTCATTCTTGCCGATTTGGTGCAGCGAGGGTATAATACCTGTATTGATAAGGGATCTCCGGGCTTTCCCTGCCGGAGAGAGACTATTGTATCGGAGGCGGGGAAAGCCTGCGCAGGTTCCTTTGTAAAATACAGGTCCGCCGGACAGAGGAGGGCTGCCAGGCTGTTCAGACAGATCCGGACGGATGCGGCAGACAGGGAGCAATCGATGCAGACATTAAATCAGGATATTAAAACGAGAGAGTTCAAACGGTTTTACCTGCTGTTTGGCGAGGAGGAGTTCTTAAAGCAGAGCTATAAGAAGCGTCTTCGGGAAGCCATCGCAGGGGACGATACCATGAATTACAATTACTTTGAGGGCAAGGGGATGGATGTGAGAGAACTCATCAGCCTTGCCAATACCATGCCCTTTTTCAGCGAGAGACGTCTGATTCTGGTGGAGGACAGCGGATTTTTTAAGGCGGCTTCTGACGAGCTGGTGGAGGCGATGGCCGACATTCCGGATACCACCTGTATGGTTTTTGTGGAATCTGCGGTGGATAAGAGAAACAGGCTTTATAAGAAGGTGAAGGAGCTGGGCTATGCGGCGGAGCTTAAAAAGCAGGACGCATCCCAGCTGGCCCGCTGGGCGGCCGGGATTCTGGCGAGGAACGGCAGAAAGATCACGGCAGCCACCATGGAACTGTTCCTGGAGAAAACAGGGGACGATATGGAGACTATCAGCTCAGAGCTGGAAAAGCTCATCTCCTACACCATGGGGCGGGAGGTGGTGACAGCAGAGGATGTGGAGGCTGTCACCACAGTGCAGGTGAGCAATAAAATTTTTGAGATGGTAAATGCCATTGTGACGGGAAAGACAAGGGCGGCGATGGACCTTTACGAGGATCTGCTGACTTTAAAGGAACCGCCGATGAGGATTCTGTTTCTCATTGCAAGGCAGTTTAACCAGCTTTTTCTGACAAAGGAGCTGCTGGACAGCGGGGCAGACAGGGCTGCCATAGCCTCAAAGCTCAAGGTCCCGCCCTTTGTGGCCGGAAAGCTGATGCCCCAGGCCAGAAGCTTTACGAGGGAGCAGATTGCAGGCTGTGTGGAAGCCTGCGTGGAGGCGGAGGAAGCCGTGAAAACAGGCCGCCTGGGGGATCGGATGGCGGTAGAGCTGATGATTATGCGGAAGTATTAG